Proteins found in one Schistocerca serialis cubense isolate TAMUIC-IGC-003099 chromosome 5, iqSchSeri2.2, whole genome shotgun sequence genomic segment:
- the LOC126481637 gene encoding protein FAM98B-like yields MLRLSLLLLGLLAVVAMCAPPLDMAPADAPPQPEGNGESLNTAESAWGGWGGGWGGRWGGGWGGWGGRGWGGGWGGGRWGGGWGGRWGGGWGHWG; encoded by the coding sequence CTGTTGCTGCTAGGATTGCTAGCGGTGGTAGCCATGTGTGCTCCACCTCTTGACATGGCGCCTGCTGACGCACCACCACAGCCAGAAGGGAATGGAGAGTCCCTGAACACCGCCGAATCTGCATGGGGCGGCTGGGGAGGCGGCTGGGGCGGTCGCTGGGGAGGCGGCTGGGGAGGCTGGGGCGGCCGCGGCTGGGGAGGCGGATGGGGCGGCGGCCGCTGGGGAGGCGGCTGGGGCGGTCGCTGGGGTGGTGGCTGGGGGCACTGGGGCTGA